The following proteins are co-located in the Myxococcus guangdongensis genome:
- the rdgC gene encoding recombination-associated protein RdgC → MPVLRGAVTFSRFRVEPSTEASSDIKRSLPRGLKANAFEPIDRRSEDDRAAGFVELENADAVDFSVGRVFYGEYALFSFRIDSLKVPAAAMKAELAKWTTQFEAENDRPASRAEKTQAKAQIKQMLRTRTTPRTNVLDVSWNQKTQQLQVWAASRKVVEEILIALENALGLKMVALTPAAIAQASGIDEGALGPTAELIGMDLPAGAGAEVVHGEA, encoded by the coding sequence ATGCCAGTCCTACGTGGTGCCGTCACCTTCTCGCGCTTCCGGGTCGAACCGTCGACGGAAGCGTCTTCCGACATCAAGCGTTCGCTCCCGCGGGGCCTCAAGGCGAACGCGTTCGAGCCCATCGACCGCCGCTCCGAGGATGACCGGGCCGCGGGCTTCGTGGAGCTGGAGAACGCGGACGCCGTCGACTTCTCCGTCGGGCGGGTCTTCTATGGCGAGTACGCGCTGTTCTCGTTCCGCATCGACTCGCTCAAGGTCCCCGCCGCCGCGATGAAGGCGGAGCTGGCGAAGTGGACCACCCAGTTCGAGGCGGAGAACGACCGGCCCGCGTCGCGCGCGGAGAAGACGCAGGCGAAGGCGCAGATCAAGCAGATGCTGCGCACGCGCACCACGCCGCGCACCAACGTGCTGGACGTGAGCTGGAACCAGAAGACGCAGCAGCTGCAGGTCTGGGCCGCGTCGCGCAAGGTGGTGGAGGAGATCCTCATCGCGCTGGAGAACGCGCTCGGGCTGAAGATGGTGGCCCTGACGCCGGCGGCGATTGCGCAGGCGTCGGGCATCGACGAGGGAGCCCTGGGGCCCACCGCGGAGCTCATCGGGATGGATCTGCCGGCGGGTGCCGGGGCGGAGGTGGTGCATGGCGAAGCGTGA
- a CDS encoding sulfatase-like hydrolase/transferase, with amino-acid sequence MDQPTRPNILLLTVDQLMFPRFAYGPGGGFLPAIKDLLGFIDEGGEDNPYRKFFPGFAALRRNASIFRNHTIAASACIPSRAAIYTGQYGTRTGVTQTDGLFKSGDAAAFPWLVPEGIPTIGHWFQKAGYHTHYFGKCHFANPPEHSLKRLGFDDWELSYPEPHGSSVNNLGTFRDVGFADLACTFLRRMGLGQPYNRALSEQAYAAPLADGPSTTPQPWFAVASFTNPHDIATYPILPRQMDPDARPLGPLLVPGQHSQSATPIAGSWTLPLNPMGFPQENSHLPPNVHDSLANKPSCQRDYAYKMGLALAAKTGLAMHQAKEGIDPVAVTLNSGIPFQLTAAPDVSTLRFNQYYTWLIHLVDGHIERVLRTLDECGLAKSTIVVFLSDHGEYAGSHGYMMEKWHTAYQEALHVPLVVRMPVEKERPQTRQHEALTSHVDVLPTLLGLAGLSSGEIDAIRTDLRLHHPVPPFVGADLSPLVQGQADTVTEQDGTPRQGVLFITDDEITEPLPRTGDPHQLHDEAIYSVFVRSVEALRDGTTRAGHLPWLAPGPVCQPNHVRCVRTPRWKLSRTFDPSGEHADQWELYDLQNDALELENLLVFDGPFPTLVPKLPPGLSPEEVESAARQTQALLTKYEAEKLSPWPASK; translated from the coding sequence ATGGACCAGCCCACACGCCCCAACATCCTGCTGCTGACGGTGGACCAGCTCATGTTCCCGCGCTTCGCGTACGGCCCGGGCGGAGGATTCCTTCCAGCCATCAAGGACCTCCTGGGGTTCATCGACGAAGGCGGCGAGGACAATCCCTATCGGAAGTTCTTCCCGGGCTTCGCGGCGCTGCGGCGCAACGCGTCCATCTTCCGCAACCACACCATCGCCGCCTCGGCCTGCATCCCCAGCCGCGCCGCCATCTACACAGGGCAGTACGGCACCCGCACCGGCGTCACCCAGACGGACGGCCTGTTCAAGAGCGGCGACGCGGCGGCCTTCCCGTGGCTGGTGCCGGAGGGGATCCCCACCATCGGCCACTGGTTCCAGAAGGCCGGCTATCACACGCACTACTTCGGCAAGTGTCACTTCGCCAATCCGCCCGAGCACTCGCTGAAGCGGCTCGGCTTCGACGACTGGGAGCTGTCGTATCCGGAGCCCCACGGCTCCTCGGTCAACAACCTGGGCACCTTCCGCGACGTGGGCTTCGCCGACCTCGCGTGCACCTTCCTTCGCAGGATGGGCCTGGGTCAGCCCTACAACCGCGCGCTGTCCGAGCAGGCCTATGCGGCGCCGCTGGCCGACGGCCCGTCCACGACGCCGCAGCCATGGTTCGCCGTCGCGTCGTTCACCAACCCGCACGACATCGCGACGTATCCCATCCTCCCCCGACAGATGGACCCGGACGCGCGGCCCCTGGGGCCCCTGCTCGTGCCCGGTCAACACAGCCAATCCGCGACGCCCATCGCGGGCAGTTGGACGCTCCCGCTCAATCCGATGGGCTTCCCGCAAGAGAACTCGCACCTGCCGCCCAACGTGCACGACTCGCTCGCGAACAAGCCGAGCTGTCAGCGCGACTACGCGTACAAGATGGGGCTCGCGCTGGCGGCGAAGACGGGGCTCGCCATGCACCAGGCGAAGGAGGGCATCGACCCCGTCGCCGTCACGCTCAACTCGGGCATCCCCTTCCAGCTCACCGCCGCGCCGGACGTGTCCACGCTGCGCTTCAACCAGTATTACACCTGGCTCATCCACCTGGTGGACGGCCACATCGAGCGCGTCCTGCGCACGCTCGACGAATGCGGGCTGGCGAAGAGCACCATCGTCGTCTTCCTCTCGGACCACGGCGAGTACGCCGGCTCCCACGGCTACATGATGGAGAAGTGGCACACCGCCTATCAGGAGGCGCTGCACGTGCCGCTCGTCGTGCGGATGCCCGTGGAGAAGGAGCGCCCCCAGACGCGGCAGCACGAGGCGCTCACCAGCCACGTGGACGTGTTGCCCACGCTGCTGGGCCTCGCGGGCCTGTCCTCGGGTGAGATCGACGCCATCCGCACGGACCTGCGCCTGCATCACCCGGTGCCGCCGTTCGTCGGCGCGGACCTGAGCCCGCTGGTGCAGGGCCAGGCGGACACGGTGACGGAGCAGGACGGGACGCCTCGCCAGGGCGTGCTCTTCATCACGGATGACGAAATCACCGAGCCCCTGCCGCGCACCGGCGACCCGCACCAGCTGCACGACGAGGCCATCTACTCGGTGTTCGTGCGCTCGGTGGAGGCGCTGAGGGACGGCACCACGCGCGCGGGGCACCTGCCGTGGCTCGCGCCGGGGCCGGTGTGCCAGCCCAACCATGTGCGCTGCGTGCGCACGCCGCGCTGGAAGCTGTCGCGGACGTTCGACCCGTCGGGCGAGCACGCGGACCAGTGGGAGCTGTACGACCTGCAGAACGACGCGCTGGAGCTGGAGAACCTGCTCGTCTTCGACGGCCCGTTCCCCACGCTGGTCCCGAAGCTGCCCCCCGGGCTCTCACCCGAGGAGGTCGAGTCCGCCGCGCGCCAGACGCAAGCGCTGCTCACGAAGTACGAGGCGGAGAAGCTGTCGCCCTGGCCGGCCTCGAAGTAG
- a CDS encoding SH3 domain-containing protein — MSSALLLSLLLSQTEVPTLSYTATQQEESKPRELEQFEFTTFAPSKKADLFVGVDEANLRKSPSSDAAVVTTLPLGAAVRVLARGEERLKVGEYVNHWYSVEYRDAKGGDAVQGWLFGNTLTPFRFEEDFDGDGEKEIATVVMSNDFKIRVRILEPGVKPPRRVSSADARTAGGAYLSVDGGPAQVRLIPSKTAGLVLLQVDSRPEACGDYLMSYVSYTVPGNKKGVLGKAKLAFEAAGLSDPPVHSSIEVSFQPRKKELTLTRTNSDEGEDGAEQSTKEVTRYRLEDGVYAEQKPVGAAAASE, encoded by the coding sequence ATGTCCTCCGCCCTGTTGCTGTCGCTGCTCCTGTCCCAGACGGAAGTGCCCACGCTCAGCTACACCGCGACCCAGCAGGAGGAGAGCAAGCCGCGAGAGCTCGAGCAGTTCGAGTTCACGACCTTCGCGCCCTCGAAGAAGGCGGACCTCTTCGTGGGCGTGGATGAGGCGAACCTGCGCAAGTCGCCCTCGTCGGACGCGGCGGTGGTGACCACGCTACCCCTGGGCGCGGCCGTGCGCGTGCTCGCGCGTGGCGAGGAGCGGCTCAAGGTGGGCGAGTACGTCAACCACTGGTACTCGGTGGAGTACCGGGACGCGAAGGGCGGTGACGCCGTCCAGGGGTGGCTCTTCGGCAACACGCTGACGCCATTCCGCTTCGAGGAGGACTTCGACGGCGATGGCGAGAAGGAGATCGCCACCGTGGTGATGAGCAACGACTTCAAGATTCGCGTCCGCATCCTGGAGCCGGGCGTGAAGCCGCCTCGTCGCGTCAGCAGCGCGGATGCGCGTACGGCGGGTGGTGCGTACCTGAGCGTGGACGGCGGCCCGGCGCAGGTGCGCCTCATCCCCTCGAAGACGGCGGGCCTGGTCCTGCTCCAGGTGGACTCCAGGCCCGAGGCCTGTGGCGACTACCTCATGTCGTACGTGAGCTATACGGTGCCCGGGAACAAGAAGGGGGTCCTCGGCAAGGCGAAGCTGGCGTTCGAGGCGGCGGGGCTCTCCGACCCGCCGGTGCACTCGTCGATCGAGGTCTCCTTCCAGCCGCGAAAGAAGGAACTCACCCTCACGCGCACCAACTCCGATGAGGGCGAGGACGGCGCCGAGCAGTCGACGAAGGAGGTCACCCGCTACCGGCTCGAGGACGGCGTCTACGCCGAGCAGAAGCCGGTGGGTGCCGCCGCCGCGTCCGAGTGA
- a CDS encoding DUF4114 domain-containing protein codes for MKTRPFLKWMSLGCLLFTSAANSAPPLPPRIESTHPSAPRLPWRASSELFVTASDPQGSPLSFTWTATDGSLSPPIHGPDSSQIVWTAPDCLPPQSAPVKVVVTNAQGLTTEAAFTFEVSNLHLNHQQPFALPQFSDLRDVTVSAGATLRLAPTPTTLNAERIIFEEPVFLSLQLVRTSADAGHTLGWMYHDELVARGYVGANDVLLDSNRNGIADLHEDLYNLAPTAGAQARPYIGLSRRCSRPFTSGGLMYSTPDLGMDSSCQSAFRRENVADPRPGRAGTLYPSDIVGKLYGTYSSIHHSDRGRFPYIPNLLEPAVAENNFKGLGRLPVLITDDDTDFNTFLMMGPVSDTRTAAPDGILDYDVSAYTPQGLPNPLNPDPGITLRDRRVTVGAIDGQREVIFFLVTYNPSVHSPASSGVTFPCLKRSTSGQCTLFLQTPISVFFSKSAWNLDIDTRGTVAEFHQGCAYRDVCDHAYPEGGGACTLPGSTQQRCGWLDATAQAQLARPDYGAITLPDAPLRVPPSSHGATPHLAVASSPDHPNRWLLGWEDLNGGGDRDFSDVVFLLQTDPSGLARTAPLPGMHPDLDPRCTFSRVRVARQELTGPICSPTSEASTRYAIASDCEICTAGLCFPNPTPTWIQVPLADGASEAVVDVSPFGGRSLCWQASLNTRDFLCQPEVLQVDIGFEMTRSP; via the coding sequence ATGAAAACCCGCCCCTTCCTGAAGTGGATGTCTTTGGGCTGTCTGCTGTTCACCTCCGCCGCGAACTCCGCGCCGCCGCTGCCACCTCGCATCGAGAGCACCCACCCATCCGCTCCCCGACTGCCGTGGCGTGCTTCATCCGAGCTCTTCGTCACCGCGAGCGACCCACAGGGCTCGCCGCTCAGCTTCACGTGGACCGCCACCGACGGCTCCCTGTCCCCGCCCATCCACGGCCCCGACAGCAGCCAGATTGTCTGGACCGCACCGGACTGCCTTCCTCCCCAGAGCGCGCCAGTGAAGGTGGTCGTCACCAACGCACAGGGCCTCACCACGGAGGCGGCCTTCACCTTCGAGGTCAGCAACCTGCACCTCAACCATCAGCAGCCGTTCGCGCTCCCACAGTTCAGCGACCTGCGCGACGTCACCGTCTCGGCAGGTGCGACCCTGCGACTCGCGCCGACCCCCACGACGCTGAACGCCGAGCGCATCATCTTCGAGGAGCCGGTGTTCCTGTCGCTCCAGCTGGTGCGCACGAGCGCCGACGCCGGCCACACGCTGGGGTGGATGTACCACGATGAGCTCGTGGCGCGCGGCTACGTCGGGGCCAACGACGTGCTGCTCGACTCGAACCGCAATGGCATCGCGGACCTGCACGAGGACCTCTACAACCTCGCGCCCACGGCGGGTGCGCAGGCCCGGCCCTACATCGGACTGTCACGACGGTGCTCGCGGCCCTTCACCTCCGGGGGCCTCATGTACAGCACCCCCGACCTCGGGATGGACTCGAGTTGCCAGTCCGCCTTCCGTCGCGAGAACGTGGCGGATCCCCGTCCGGGCAGGGCGGGCACCCTCTACCCCTCGGACATCGTGGGCAAGCTCTACGGCACCTACTCCTCGATCCACCACTCGGACCGGGGACGCTTCCCGTACATCCCCAACCTGCTCGAGCCGGCGGTCGCGGAGAACAACTTCAAGGGGCTGGGCAGACTCCCCGTCCTCATCACCGACGACGACACGGACTTCAACACCTTCCTCATGATGGGACCCGTCTCGGACACGCGCACCGCCGCGCCGGACGGCATCCTCGACTACGACGTCTCTGCCTACACGCCCCAGGGCCTTCCGAACCCGCTGAACCCCGACCCCGGCATCACGCTCCGGGACCGGAGGGTGACGGTGGGCGCCATCGACGGGCAGCGAGAGGTCATCTTCTTCCTCGTCACCTACAACCCGAGCGTTCACAGTCCCGCATCGAGCGGTGTGACCTTCCCCTGTCTGAAGCGGTCGACGAGTGGCCAGTGCACCCTCTTCCTCCAGACGCCCATCTCCGTGTTCTTCTCCAAGTCCGCCTGGAACCTGGACATCGACACGCGAGGCACCGTCGCCGAGTTCCACCAGGGCTGTGCCTACCGCGACGTCTGCGATCACGCCTACCCCGAAGGGGGCGGAGCGTGCACCCTGCCAGGAAGCACCCAGCAGCGATGTGGCTGGCTGGATGCCACGGCGCAGGCCCAGCTGGCGCGGCCCGATTACGGCGCCATCACGCTGCCTGACGCGCCCCTCCGGGTGCCCCCCTCGTCCCATGGCGCCACGCCGCACCTGGCCGTGGCGTCGTCACCCGACCACCCCAACCGCTGGCTGCTGGGCTGGGAGGACCTCAACGGTGGCGGAGACCGCGACTTCTCCGACGTCGTGTTCCTGTTGCAGACAGACCCCTCGGGGCTCGCGCGCACGGCGCCACTGCCTGGAATGCATCCGGACCTGGACCCGCGTTGCACCTTCTCTCGCGTGCGGGTGGCCCGGCAGGAGTTGACGGGCCCCATCTGCTCCCCCACGAGCGAGGCCTCCACCCGCTACGCCATCGCGTCCGACTGCGAGATATGCACGGCGGGCCTCTGCTTCCCCAACCCCACGCCCACCTGGATTCAGGTCCCCCTGGCCGATGGCGCGTCGGAGGCGGTCGTGGACGTCTCGCCATTCGGAGGGCGCAGCCTGTGCTGGCAGGCGTCGCTCAACACGCGTGACTTCTTGTGTCAGCCAGAGGTCCTCCAGGTCGACATCGGCTTCGAGATGACGCGCTCGCCGTGA
- a CDS encoding cupin-like domain-containing protein, producing the protein MTDAGKPDVLAPEWRRWVVENLLRGSEVEDLVAVLSRAGVDAELARAAVHAEAEDPCFQGAARAVAMQRKLEGLLDLYGDLHRQSEGHARIARPEHLSPEDFFERYYFQNLPVVTRSPEGLVPPGTPALPWRDAPGAARALTPVRRNTLLCQVQGRACLELVPAYALHRVLGAASVPEGVPRLEVELRPGEVLLLPVGWWFTHRSPEGGAAIVHESFAVPGPDVSWTPRPESREPTPVPLHRPAGAAAAPSPSGPVSRARD; encoded by the coding sequence ATGACGGATGCAGGCAAGCCGGACGTGCTCGCGCCGGAGTGGCGACGCTGGGTGGTGGAGAACCTGCTGCGAGGCTCCGAGGTCGAGGACCTGGTGGCCGTGCTCTCGCGCGCCGGAGTCGACGCGGAGCTCGCGCGGGCCGCGGTGCATGCGGAGGCGGAGGACCCCTGCTTCCAGGGCGCCGCGCGGGCCGTCGCCATGCAGCGCAAGCTGGAGGGATTGCTCGACCTCTACGGCGACCTCCATCGGCAGTCGGAGGGACACGCGCGCATCGCCCGACCCGAGCACCTGTCGCCCGAGGACTTCTTCGAGCGCTACTACTTCCAGAACCTCCCGGTGGTGACGCGCTCGCCCGAGGGCCTGGTTCCGCCGGGGACACCCGCGCTCCCATGGCGGGACGCGCCGGGCGCCGCGCGCGCGTTGACGCCCGTGCGCCGCAACACCTTGCTGTGTCAGGTTCAGGGGCGCGCATGTCTGGAGTTGGTCCCCGCGTATGCGTTGCACCGGGTGCTGGGCGCCGCGTCGGTGCCCGAAGGGGTGCCTCGCCTCGAAGTGGAGCTGCGGCCTGGCGAGGTGCTGCTGTTGCCGGTGGGCTGGTGGTTCACCCATCGCTCGCCGGAGGGCGGTGCCGCCATCGTCCACGAGTCCTTCGCCGTGCCCGGGCCGGACGTGTCGTGGACTCCCCGGCCGGAGTCCCGTGAGCCTACGCCGGTTCCTCTCCATCGACCCGCTGGAGCAGCCGCCGCGCCATCGCCTTCAGGGCCGGTGAGCCGGGCTCGCGATTGA
- a CDS encoding cupin-like domain-containing protein gives MTAGVGPARLVEVLLSLGLPEPRAREAVRTIAEHPAVRHGQRSAPLRDELEALLTARAALHAQRHPGPAPVAVARRQGLSAEDFFARYYARNQPVIIEGLLADWPARTRWTPEWLAERFGDEQVEVMAGRDAEADPDFHAERLRRTWRLRELVTHVQGTRGSDDVYLVARNSLLLRPAFRPLLEDLRPPAGYIHPDLSAPDSVHLWFGPAGTVSNLHHDHLNVLFCQVLGRKRFWLLPPCETPRLYNDRGLYSAVDIRAPDLERYPGFARATLHTCVVGPGDTLLIPVGWWHAVEALDVSMSVTFVSFDRPQRNVEWRDYWIGPRPERVPR, from the coding sequence TTGACCGCGGGGGTGGGGCCCGCCCGGCTCGTCGAGGTGCTGCTCTCGCTGGGACTGCCCGAGCCCCGAGCCCGAGAGGCCGTGCGCACCATCGCCGAGCACCCCGCGGTGCGTCACGGGCAGCGCTCCGCGCCCTTGCGCGACGAGCTGGAGGCCTTGTTGACGGCCCGCGCCGCGCTGCACGCCCAGCGCCACCCAGGCCCCGCGCCGGTGGCCGTGGCGCGGCGCCAGGGGCTCTCGGCCGAGGACTTCTTCGCGCGCTACTACGCACGCAACCAGCCCGTCATCATCGAGGGGCTCCTGGCGGACTGGCCCGCACGGACGCGGTGGACGCCGGAGTGGCTGGCGGAGCGCTTCGGTGACGAGCAGGTCGAGGTGATGGCGGGCCGCGACGCGGAGGCGGACCCGGACTTCCACGCCGAGCGCCTTCGCCGCACGTGGCGCTTGCGCGAGCTGGTGACGCACGTGCAGGGGACGCGGGGCTCCGACGACGTGTACCTGGTGGCGCGCAACAGCCTGCTCCTGCGTCCCGCGTTCCGCCCGTTGCTCGAGGACCTGCGCCCTCCCGCGGGCTACATCCATCCGGACCTGAGCGCTCCGGACAGCGTGCACCTGTGGTTCGGTCCCGCGGGCACGGTGTCCAACCTCCACCACGACCACCTCAACGTCCTCTTCTGCCAGGTGCTGGGGCGCAAGCGCTTCTGGCTGCTGCCCCCCTGCGAGACGCCCCGCCTCTACAACGACCGGGGTCTCTACAGCGCGGTGGACATCCGCGCCCCGGACCTGGAGCGCTACCCCGGCTTCGCGCGCGCCACGTTGCACACGTGTGTGGTGGGGCCGGGAGACACGCTGTTGATTCCGGTGGGCTGGTGGCACGCGGTGGAGGCGCTGGACGTCAGCATGTCGGTGACGTTCGTCAGCTTCGACAGACCCCAGCGCAACGTGGAGTGGCGCGACTACTGGATCGGCCCCAGGCCGGAGAGGGTTCCACGATGA
- a CDS encoding DUF4114 domain-containing protein, with protein MGCLLSLAATSAHADPASLALLPPRIESTAQSAEHVPSRSTSVLGVTASDPQGAPLTFTWTSTEGVLAPPVHGATTSEVTWTAPDCLPPSSAPVKVAVTNAFGLTSEVAFTFNVGGDLYVDYQKPFEPSQFSELHGISVSPQSLWLTPKQIPLNAERIVFEEPVSLSLQLVRKNAGGTHTLGWMYRDELVARGYVGPNDELLDTNGNGIADLHEDLYNLAPSSGPQARPYIGLWPRCPRSFFSGGFMYSEPGLAMNAGCQTTFRREMLADARPGQGSVRTLTEVVGRGLPDAHPNGFSDLGRYPRIPNLLEPALPENDFKGLGRLAFLITDDDEDGATYNQMGPVQDMRLTTPDGIPDYDVSAYTPEGVLRSQNPDPGITARDRKVAMGTIDPRREIVFFLVTYFEGIHNPRDAGLTFPCLKKAADGRCELFLETPVSVFFSKASWNMDMDVRGTSPAAEFAQGCTFRDTCNRAAPNNSGTSCSLPGTTQRLCGWLDAQAQTMLRRPEYGNIVLPAERLFVPASSNGAMPHMVVASSPAFPQRWLLGWEDLNGGGDRDFANAVFLLQAEPSGFARSTSITALPQDLDPRCFVSRVRVGKSDVFSPTCTPTSENFARYAISPECLSCADGTCFPNPSATWLNAPLAPGMSETVMDVRAFQGQSLCWQVAMGTRDFLCQPQVLNVNIGYELTRTP; from the coding sequence TTGGGCTGCCTGTTGTCCCTCGCCGCGACGAGCGCCCACGCGGACCCGGCCTCGCTCGCGCTGCTCCCCCCTCGAATCGAGAGCACCGCCCAATCCGCCGAGCACGTGCCGTCGCGAAGCACGTCGGTCCTCGGCGTGACGGCGAGCGACCCACAGGGCGCACCGCTCACCTTCACGTGGACCTCCACCGAGGGCGTCCTGGCGCCGCCCGTCCACGGCGCCACCACGAGCGAGGTCACCTGGACCGCGCCGGATTGCCTTCCTCCCAGCAGCGCGCCGGTGAAGGTGGCTGTCACCAACGCATTCGGCCTCACGTCCGAGGTGGCCTTCACGTTCAACGTCGGCGGTGACCTGTACGTCGACTACCAGAAGCCGTTCGAGCCCTCGCAGTTCAGCGAGCTCCACGGCATCTCCGTCTCGCCCCAATCCCTGTGGCTGACGCCGAAGCAGATCCCCCTGAACGCCGAGCGCATCGTCTTCGAGGAGCCGGTGTCCCTCTCGCTCCAACTGGTGCGCAAGAACGCGGGTGGCACCCACACGTTGGGGTGGATGTACCGCGACGAGCTGGTGGCGCGTGGCTACGTCGGCCCCAATGACGAGCTGCTCGACACCAACGGCAATGGCATCGCCGACCTCCACGAGGACCTCTACAACCTGGCGCCGTCCAGCGGCCCCCAGGCACGGCCCTACATCGGCCTGTGGCCACGCTGCCCGCGGTCGTTCTTCTCGGGGGGCTTCATGTACAGCGAGCCGGGCCTCGCGATGAACGCCGGCTGCCAGACGACCTTCCGCCGCGAGATGCTGGCCGATGCACGCCCAGGCCAGGGAAGTGTCCGCACCCTCACGGAGGTCGTGGGTCGCGGGCTCCCCGATGCCCACCCGAACGGCTTCTCGGACCTCGGGCGCTACCCGCGCATCCCCAACCTGCTGGAGCCCGCCCTGCCGGAGAACGACTTCAAGGGCCTGGGCAGGCTCGCCTTCCTCATCACCGACGATGACGAGGACGGCGCCACCTACAACCAGATGGGGCCGGTCCAGGACATGCGCCTCACGACTCCGGATGGCATCCCCGACTACGACGTCTCCGCGTACACGCCGGAGGGCGTGCTGCGCTCGCAGAACCCCGACCCCGGCATCACGGCGCGGGACAGGAAGGTGGCGATGGGGACCATCGACCCTCGGCGTGAAATCGTGTTCTTCCTCGTCACCTACTTCGAGGGCATCCACAATCCCCGCGACGCGGGCCTCACGTTCCCCTGTCTGAAGAAGGCGGCGGATGGCAGGTGCGAGCTGTTCCTCGAGACGCCCGTCTCCGTGTTCTTCTCCAAGGCGTCGTGGAACATGGACATGGATGTGCGTGGCACCAGCCCCGCGGCCGAGTTCGCCCAGGGCTGCACCTTCCGCGACACCTGCAACCGCGCCGCCCCCAACAACAGCGGCACCTCCTGCTCGCTGCCGGGAACCACCCAACGGCTGTGTGGCTGGCTGGATGCACAGGCGCAGACGATGCTGCGCCGGCCCGAGTACGGGAACATCGTCCTGCCGGCGGAGCGCCTCTTCGTCCCGGCCTCGTCGAACGGCGCCATGCCGCACATGGTCGTGGCCTCGTCGCCCGCCTTCCCGCAGCGGTGGCTCTTGGGCTGGGAGGACCTCAATGGCGGCGGAGACCGGGACTTCGCCAATGCCGTGTTCCTGTTGCAGGCCGAGCCCTCCGGGTTCGCGCGCTCGACGTCAATCACTGCGCTGCCTCAGGACCTGGATCCGCGTTGCTTCGTCTCGCGCGTGAGGGTGGGCAAGTCGGATGTGTTCAGCCCCACGTGCACTCCCACGAGCGAGAACTTCGCCCGCTATGCCATCTCCCCGGAGTGCCTCTCCTGTGCGGACGGAACCTGTTTCCCCAACCCCAGCGCCACCTGGTTGAACGCGCCTTTGGCGCCGGGCATGTCCGAGACGGTGATGGATGTCAGGGCATTCCAGGGCCAGAGCCTGTGCTGGCAGGTGGCGATGGGCACGCGCGACTTCCTGTGCCAACCTCAGGTCCTCAACGTCAACATCGGCTACGAGCTGACGCGCACGCCGTGA
- a CDS encoding cupin-like domain-containing protein, with product MARARDSDGGMVDVASSSLDPEWRAWLAENVVRGVAATRLVDTLVSAGVPLSEAHAHVEAIRQHPAVSMGRGHLARHEDVLSLLDTRVSLHRQSGRHQHLARHADLSLRALMERHYLAHEPVHLQGFMRDWPLMEHWRPAALARDYGHVDVEVMAGREARVDHDLDPDTCRAVMRFDAFLRRLQEGGPSNDLYLTARNFALEREELRGLLDDVRYPSGLLRACDRPGAVKLWVGPAGTLTQLHHDLGTVLFGQVHGRKRFRLIPSFHTHHVYSHREVWSQVDAERPDLARFPLYREADVLEVVVEPGDMLLIPAGWWHWVHALDVSVSVTFQEFDVPGGNTWWRLG from the coding sequence ATGGCCCGCGCACGCGACAGCGATGGGGGCATGGTGGACGTCGCTTCATCCAGCCTGGATCCAGAATGGCGGGCGTGGCTCGCGGAGAACGTCGTGCGGGGCGTGGCCGCGACGCGACTGGTGGACACCCTGGTGTCCGCTGGAGTGCCGCTGTCCGAAGCACACGCTCACGTCGAGGCCATCCGTCAGCACCCCGCGGTGTCGATGGGGCGGGGTCACCTCGCCCGACATGAAGACGTCCTCTCGCTCCTCGACACCCGCGTCTCGCTCCACCGTCAATCCGGCCGACACCAGCACCTGGCGCGTCACGCGGACCTCTCCTTGCGCGCGCTGATGGAGCGCCACTACCTGGCCCACGAGCCCGTGCACCTCCAGGGCTTCATGCGCGACTGGCCCTTGATGGAGCATTGGCGTCCCGCGGCCCTGGCCCGCGACTACGGCCACGTCGACGTGGAGGTCATGGCCGGCCGGGAGGCGCGCGTGGATCACGACCTGGACCCGGACACGTGCCGCGCGGTGATGCGCTTCGATGCGTTCCTCCGTCGCCTGCAGGAGGGGGGGCCGTCGAACGACCTCTACCTCACGGCGCGCAACTTCGCCCTCGAGCGCGAGGAGCTGCGCGGGCTGCTCGACGACGTGCGCTACCCGTCAGGCCTCCTGCGCGCATGCGACCGGCCGGGCGCGGTGAAGCTCTGGGTCGGCCCCGCCGGCACGCTGACGCAGCTGCATCACGACCTGGGCACCGTCCTGTTCGGCCAGGTGCACGGACGCAAGCGCTTCCGCCTCATCCCCTCGTTCCACACCCACCACGTCTACAGCCACCGGGAGGTGTGGAGTCAGGTCGACGCCGAGCGCCCCGACCTCGCGCGCTTCCCCCTGTATCGCGAGGCCGACGTGCTCGAGGTCGTGGTGGAGCCCGGCGACATGCTGCTGATTCCCGCGGGCTGGTGGCACTGGGTGCACGCGCTCGACGTCAGCGTGTCCGTCACCTTCCAGGAGTTCGACGTCCCGGGAGGCAACACGTGGTGGAGGCTCGGATGA